The stretch of DNA AGTACTTCTGGAGTCCTGCAGTTCGGCCAAGGAGGTGTAGATGATGGTGAGGATGCAGATGTGATCATACATGAATTAGGACACGGAATCTATCACTGGCTTTCCGGAGGAGTTTCAAATTCTGATGGATTAAGCGAAGGGAGTGGCGATTATTGGGCACAGTCCTACAGCAGAAGTTTAAATCAATGGTCTTCAACAGCTCCTGAATATCAGTGGGTGTTTAACTGGGATGGGCATAACCAATATTGGGCAGGAAGAATCACAAACTATACTGTTACCTATCCGGGAACAGGGGCAATCCATACAAAAGGTCAAATCTGGGCTTCTGCACTCATGAGAATTTATAATAGAATAGGAAAAGAGAAAACAGATAGAGCCTTTTTAGAAGGATTGGGCTTAACAACCTCAAATACAAACCAGCAGAATGCAGCTATTGCTATAAGACAGGCCGGTATCAATATGTTGGGGCAATTCGGGTTCAATTGCAATGATATTTCGGTTATGACAGAGGAGTTTAAGGCAGCCGGATACGTTCTTCCTGAATATAATTGTGTATTGAGCGGAAGAGAGATCAAAAAAGAGATCAAAAAAGAAAACGTTGCTTCTGTATATCCAAATCCGGTTACTGATGTTCTCACTGTTTTATTAAAAGAAAACAAAGAAGAAAAAGTAGAAATTTATAATATGGAAGGACGAAAAGTTCTGGAAACGACAATCGGAAATGATAAAAACAAAATTGATGTTTCTCATCTTCAAACGGGTGATTATTTGCTCAACATAAAAGGAGCTGATGTATCAACCAAATTCATTAAAAAATAAGACTTATAATGAAAAGAGGCTGTCTCAAAAGGACAGTCTCTTTTTAGTATTTCATTGAAAAAAGATTTCGATATTTTGAATAAAAAAAATATCTTGGAAAAAAGAAGATATAAGTCAAAAAAGCAGTCTGTTTTAGGCTGCTTTTGACATTTTCTTTAGATTGTGGGCAATTGCGAGTATGCCGATTTCTACCTCGACTTTATTTTTTCCCCGAAGCATGAATCGTTTAAAATTTTTGTTGTGTTTGAGCTCTGCAAAAACAGGTTCAACATCATGGGATCTTTGTTTTCTGAGTTTGATGCCCTTGCTGGTATTAAGAAGTTTGAAAACCTTTTCTCTGATTTTTGCCAATTTAGGATTGTTTTGTGAAGTGGTTATTTGTCCCGATTTCTGATCTTTTCTGAAGTAATTATATTTAACATAAGCTTTTATTTTCTTAGATTTTAACAAGTTGTAATTTTCTTCTGAGCCATAACCAGCATCAGCAACAAGCTCTTTGGGAGCTTTATGATAGCTTTCTTCAAAACCCAGTAAATGAGTCGCTAATGTTTTGGTGTCTGTTGGGTTGGGATGAATTGAATAATGTAAAATGAATTGTCTATGGGTAGAAATTTGTAGATTGTAAGCGGGTTTTAGTTGTCCGTTTCGCATATGATCCTCCTTCATTCGCATAAAAGTAGCGTCTGTATCGGTTTTGGAATAGTAATTTCTATCTTCTAATAATTCTTGCTGTTTTTTATATTTCTCTAAATTATCTGCCCAGTTTTTCTTAGCATAATTCAGTTTCTGACGAACTTTTGAAGCTACTTTTTTATCTTTCAAAACTTCATTGATCTTTTCGATGGTTTGAGTTACTTTTTCAGAATCTACTTCTTTAAAATCAATACTTTCTGTATTTTCAAGCTCGTCTTTGGCAACTGTTTCTGCATAGTTCCAAAGCTCTTCTAATTGCTCTGCAATCCTTTCTTTGTGTTTTTTGACAGCTCTTCCCCAAACAAAAGTATAGCGATTGGCATTGGCTTCTATCTTGGTGCCATCTACAAAAGTGGTTTTCAGACTTACCAAACCTTCCTTTTCCAAAAGAAGAACAATTTGTGTGAAAATAGCTTTAATCTCACCTTTCAATCGTTCACTACGGAACCTGTTTAAGGTGTTATGATCGGGACGGCTCATTGCAGAGAGCCACATAAAATGGATGTTTTCTTTCAAGGCCTGCTCCATTTTGCGGCTTGAATAGATATTGCTTAAATAGCCATAAATCAAAACTTTCAAAAGCATTTTCGGGTGGTAGCAAGATGTTCCGCCAGGTTTGTAGGTTTTAATTAAGCTTTTGATATCCAAGCCATCAATAATGTTTGAAACAATTTTCACAGGATGTCGCTCATCAATCAACTCCGATAAATTGGGAGGAAAAAGCAGATTTTCTTTGGGGTGTAATCTTTAAAGACTACTTTTGACGTACTTAACACAATGCAAATTAATCAATTTGCAACTATTAGGAAAGCGAAAGCTTTCCTTTTTGCATAAAAAAGGCTATCTCTTTTGAGACAGCCTCTTTTTTTATTGAAGAAATTACTTGTCCATTCCTTTACTTGCATCCAACTAAAATAGTATATTTGTACCAATTATATAGAAACTCAAAAAGAATGCTTGTAATAGGAATTGCAGGGGGTACAGGATCCGGCAAAACTACAGTTGTTGATAAAATATTGCAACAGCTTGATATTGAAGGGATGAATATCCTATCTCAGGATAATTATTATCATGATAACCAAAATCTGACACTTACTGAAAGGGAAGCTTTGAATTATGACCATCCCAAGTCGATAGATTTTGAATTGATGCTGAAACATGTAAAAGCTTTAAAAAATAATGAGTCTATTGAACAGCCCATTTATAGCTTTGTTACTCATTCCAGAACCGGAGATCATGTGACTGTGGAACCTAAAAATGTATTGGTTGTAGAAGGTATTTTAGTACTTACTAATAAAGAATTATTGAAAGAATTTGATTTGAAAGTTTTTGTTCATGCAGATTCTGATGAAAGATTAATTAGGAGGATAAGAAGAGATACTCAGGAAAGGGGGAGAGACCTAAGTGAAGTATTACACCGTTACCAAACTACTCTAAAGCCTATGCATCAGGAATTTATAGAACCATCAAAAAATGAGGCGGATCTTATCATCCCCAATATGAGGCAAAATTCCGTAGCGATTGATTTTTTAACTACTGTTATCAAAAACTCGTTGAGAAAACATTAAAATGGCAAATAAATTAATTAAAGAGATACAGCCAAAATCTGAAGTGGTAAAGCTACTCCAGAAATATATTTTAAACAGATACTTTATTACGATCTGTTTATTTTTGGTCTGGATGATTTTCTTTGATAAAACTTCGTTTCTGGTAATTAATGAGCTGAACGGAGAAATTCACAAATACGAAGAACAATTGCAGTATTATAAAACGGAATACGAAAAAAATGATACGTTTTATAAGAAGCTGATGAACAATAAATCGGAAAAAGAAAAATACGCAAGGGAAAATTATTTTATGAAAAAGCCGGATGAAGAAATCTTTATTCTGGTGGTAGATAGCACGCATATATCTAAAAAATAATATTTCATACGCCTAAAACTCTTAATTATAATCTTCAACTAAATGTCAAATATAGATATACTTCCAGATTGGGAAAATTTAGTAAAAAAACAGCTTAAAACAGAAGATATTTATACCATTCTGAAAAAAGAAAACTTAGAGGGGATTGATGTAAAGCCTTTCTACAGCTCAGTTCAGAAACCTCTGGTAAACCTTCCAAAAGTTGAAGAAAGTACTCATTTGGTTGCCAAATATCACGAAAGTTTAGAAGAAGATGTTTTTGCATTTATACTGGATCAGAATGTAGAAAACCTTGAAGAAAAGACAATCTTCATTAACAATAAAGATCTGGCAGAACATATCAGCCCTAAAGATGAAGATCAGTATTTTTCATTAATTGATGTGTTTGATGAGAAAGAAGGAACAATTAATGATCAGCTTGCCAAAGAATTACTGGCTAAAAGTTTTAAAAGAAATATTTGTATAGATATTTCACTTCATCAAAATTCTGGAGCGGCGATATACCAGCAATTGGGAATTGCTTTAGCAAAAGCCAAAGAGCTTGTAGAAGTTTTTGGACCTGAAATTTTGAATAAATTAATTTTTAAAATAGCAATCGGAGGAAATTATTTCTTTGAGATGGCGAAAATAAGAGCTTTTAAACTGATCTTTAATCAATTTTCCAAAGAATATGGTCTCGATGATATCCCTTATATCTTTGCAGAGACTTCCTTAAGAAATAAGGCAACCTCAGATCGTGAAAACAATCTTATCCGTTCTACATTAGAGCTTGCTTCTGCGATGATCGCAGGTGCAGATGCAGTATACAGTACCAATTATCTGGTCAATAATAGCACAGATAACTCTGAAGAGATATCATTTAAGCAACAGATTGTGCTGGCTTATGAAAGTATTATCAATGTATTTGAAGATGCCTCTAATGGAAGCTATTATGTTGAAGACATAACAAAGCAAATTGCTGAAAAGTCATGGGGCTTATTTATAGAGCTGGAAGAAGCAGGAGGATATCTTGAATTACTCAAACAAGGTATGATTCAGAAAAAGATTTATGATCATGCCATTGAAGAACAAAAATGGGTTGAAGAAGGTAAAATAAAGCTAATCGGGGTTAATCTTTATCCCAAGCTGGAAGTGAAAAAGTCGGTAGAAGACTTATACAATGAAAAAGAGATAAAACCTGTCCGCTGGGCAGAAATGTTTGAGTAATGACAGAAAAACTGATTGATTTATTTGAATATACCCATCACTATAATCGGGAAATAATTAATTTCATTTCAGAAAATATCTCGAAGATTGATGATAAGACCATTGCATTGATCAATCATACCCTCAATGCTCAGCAAATCTGGAACTCAAGGATTCTGGGGAGTGAGCCTTTCGAAGTTTGGCAGATCAATCCTTTTGAAAATTTAATAGAGATCAATCATCAGAATTTTATAAAAAGCTTAGATATTGTTCAGAATTTTGATTTAGATACCAGGATTGGATATAGAAATTCAAGAGGAACGAAATTTGAAAACAGTATTTTTGAAATGCTTTTTCATGCGATCAATCACTCGACCTACCATCGGGGGCAAATCAATTCTCTTTTGAAACAAAACGACCTTCAACCATTGCTGACAGATTATATTTTTTATAAAAGATAAACTTGTTCGCTGAGTAGAATTATAAACTACGTTTTAACAACAGATTACACGAATTAGTACAGATGTTTACCTTAATTTTTCATATGGAATATTAATAAAGTATTGATAGTTAGTTTTTAAGTTATAAATATATTTGTGAGATCTGTGGGAAATAATATATTAATTCAAAAAGTTCAAGAGTTTATCAATGCAAACCTCCATTCAGATTTGCATGCATTGCTGCTTAAGAAATCCCCGTTTCCTGATGTTACCATGCAGGAAATTGTTCAACAGATAAAAGGAAAGCAGGTTGCAGAGAGAAAATTCCCATTTTTACTTCAGGATGGAATCATCTTTCCTCCACAGCTCAATCTGGAGCAATCATCTTCAGAAAAGACTGCTCTGTACAAATCTTCTATTTTAAATGGGACAAAATTTATTGATCTTACCAGTGGTTTTGGAATAGATGCTTATTACCTGTCTCAGAATTTTGACGAAATTACCTTAATTGAGCAAAATACAGAGCTTTTAAATATAGTAGAGTCCAATTGGAGAGCTTTGGGGAGAAAGGCAAAATTTCTCAATCTTAGACTGGAAGACTTTTTAAATGAAAATCAGGAAACTTTTGATGTTGTTTATTTAGATCCGGCAAGAAGGGATACTCAAAAGAATAAGGTTTTTCTTTTAGAAGACCTATCACCTAATATTCTTGAAATTCAGGATCATCTGGTATCGATGTCGAATGAAGTGGTGATTAAGCTATCTCCTTTGATTGATTTGAAATACCTGGTATCCGTTCTGAAAAATATATCAAGGATCGATATCATCGCTGTAAAAAATGATGTAAAAGAGATCGTGGTTTTCTTATCCGGGAAAAGTTCCGGGAAAATTGATTGTCATTGTGTAAATCTGGAAAGCAGTGAACCGGATTTTGTATTCAGGTTTGGAGATGGAGAAGTAGCACACTCAGAATATGGTGAGCCTGAAAAGTTTATTTACATTCCAAATCATTCCATACTAAAGGCAGGGGTTTTCAATTTGATATCAGAAAGGTTTCAGTTGAAAAAACTTCATCCTAACTCTCATATCTATACATCCCATGAAAGAAATAATCAATTTCCGGGACGAATTTTAGAAATGGAAGTTGTTGATAGTAAGCAGATTAAAAAGAAAGAACAATTCAATATTATTTCAAAAAATTACCCGTTGAAACCGGAAGAAATTAAAAAGAAGTATACTTTAAAAGATGGTGGAGAACATTACCTTATTTTTACACAATCCAAAAAAGGGAAAATTATTTTAAAATCAATGTAAAAATGTTGCCAAGAGATGCAAGATTTCTTAATTTTGGGCAATCAAAAATTTAAGCATGAAATCGCGGACTGTTTACTGGACGATTTAAAATAGACCGATTTCATATGACCTTTAAAAAAATAAATCTTACATATGAAAAAATTAATTATATGTTTAGCCGTTGCAACTGTAGCAGTAAGCTGTAAAAAAATACAAGCCGGAGGAAATAAGAATACCCTAAAACTGGAAGAAGGAGTAGAAAGATATTCTGATGATTCACAAGGTGGTGCAAAAGCTCACGGTGATGCTCATGGTGAAGCAGCAGGACATAAAGAAAATGCTGTTGCTGAAAAAAATGAGACTGAAGCTCCAAAAACAGATAGTACTGCTGCTGCAAAGCCTGCAGAAGCTGCTAAAGCTGAACACTAATTACGAGTACAAAATATAAAAAAGTCCTGCAGCAATGCAGGACTTTTTTATATGCACGAGTCACCGATTTCTGAGTATAATTTTTTAATTTCTAATAAATAGCGGTCAGCAGGAAAATTCTTTCTTTTTGTTTGCTCCTGCAGGCCATTTTTTATAATTTTAACCAAACAAAATTTTACAATGCAAGAGACATTAAATTACATCAACGAAAACAAACAACGTTTCGTGGATGAATTATTTGAGTTATTGAGAATCCCTTCTATTTCTGCAGATCCTGCCTATAAAGATGAAGTATTGAAATGTGCAGATGTGTGTGCAACCCATCTTAAAAATGCAGGTGCCGACAATGTTGAAGTATGCCAGACGAAGGGGTATCCTATCGTTTTTGGTGAAAAGATTTTAGATAAGAACCTGCCAACGGTTTTAGTTTACGGACATTATGACGTTCAACCGGCAGATCCATTAGAATTATGGAAAAAACCACCTTTTGAACCTTATATTGAAAAAACAGAACTTCATCCTGAAGGAGCAATCTTTGCCAGAGGTTCAGCGGATGATAAAGGGCAATTTTTTATGCATGTGAAGGCTTTTGAGGCAATGATGAAAACGAATACTCTTCCTTGCAATGTTAAATTTATTTTAGAAGGAGAAGAAGAAGTAGGATCCGTAAGTTTAGGAGATTTTGTAAATGAAAATAAAGAAAAGCTGGCTTGTGACTGTATTCTTATTTCAGATACACACATTTATAGTAACGAACAACCAACGGTAACTACGGGTTTAAGAGGGTTAAGCTATGTAGAAGTAGAGGTGGAAGGACCTAACAGAGATTTGCATTCAGGACTTTATGGTGGTGCTGTTCCTAATCCTATTCATGTGCTTTCGAGAATGATTGCCAAACTAATTGATGAAGATGGACACATTACAGTAGATGGATTCTATGATAATGTGGAGGTTGTTTCAGATGAAGAAAGAGCCGAAATGAATAAACTGAAAGATAATCCTGGGGAATTTAAAAAATCAATCGGATTAAAAGATATAGAAGGAGAAAAAGGATATACCACATTAGAAAGAACCTCTATCCGTCCAACTTTGGATTGCAATGGAATCTGGGGAGGGTATACAGGAGAGGGAGCTAAAACAGTGATTCCTTCAAAAGCTTTTGCGAAAATTTCAATGCGCTTAGTTCCTTATCAGACTCCGGAAGAAATTACTGAGAAGTTTACGAAATATTTTGAGAAAATTGCTCCGGATACCGTAAAAATAAAAGTAACTCCACATCACGGAGGAATGCCGTATGTTCTGCCTGTAGCAACTAAAGAGTTCTTAGCAGCCAAGCAAGCAATGGAATCTGCATTTGGAAAAGAGGTGCTTCCTTACAGAAGTGGAGGAAGTATTCCTATTACCTCTATGTTTGAAAAAGTTTTGGGCGCAAAGTCTGTATTAATGGGCTTCGGATTGGATTCTGATGCCATCCATTCACCTAATGAACACTACGGATTGTTCAATTTTTATAAAGGAATTGAGAGTATCCCTCTGTTTTTTGAAAACTATTCAAAATAATAGAATTTTTTGAAACATTACTTACTGGTCAGGTTGTACTGGTAGTAACAAAGATATTATTTAAGAGAATGCCTAAATTAGGTATTCTCTTTTTTTTGTTGTATTGTTATCCATTAAAAATATAATCTATGGTTTATTTTATTCATTAAATATTTAGATGTATAAAATGCTTATTTTCTAATGTTATGTTCTTTGTATTGTTTTATTTGTTTGTTGTTTGGTGAATTATTTTTGATTATTTGATTTATTTAATAAAATTTTTTTTAATCAAGAAAATAAAATATATTTACAATTTAAATTAAATTAAATATTATGAAGGAAATTTTTACATCTTTAGCGGTTGTAATACTTACAAGCGTTGCCCATTCTCAAGTTATTACACAAAATGCAGTTTCGAATACTGTATCACCTACAGGTTCTGTAGCGTGCGGAAGCCAGGCTAACGGCTATACTGCCGATAACTCTTATTACAGAGTATTTAAACTATCAGATTATGGTATTAATTACAGCTATAATATTACCAATATTGCATTTGGAGTACAGACTGCCAATACTACTTTCCCTGTAGAGGTTAATCTTTATACTTTGGTAGGTGCATTCCCAACTGGAACGCCGACTCTTTTAGGGACTACTAATGTTAATATAGCACCAGCTAATGCCGGTCAAATGGTAAGTACAGGAACAGCTTTATCGCAAACGGTTCCTGCTGGAGGAACATTTGTTGTTGAATTATATCATGATGGATCTACTGCTAATCCCCCTCAGTCTTTTTATTTAGGAACGCACCCGGGAGCGCAGACGGGTCTTTCTTACTTATCTTCAGAAACATGTGGAATAGATACGCCTATTGCAACAGGAACTGGAGCTCTAGCTGGATTTGCTTCAGCTAGATGGGTAATGACTATTACAGGACAGAATACTTTGGGTGTTACTGAGGTAATTAATTCAAAAGACCTGCAAATTTTTCCAAATCCGGTTAAAGATGTCCTGAAATTTAGATTTGGTAACAATTTGAAATCTGAAGCAATTGATATTTATGATATGAATGGAAGAGCTGTTACTTCTATTTCTAATAATAAAAATGTTAATGAAGTCAATGTATCAAGCTTTACAAAAGGGGCTTATATCTTAAAGGTAAAAGCTAATGACGGGAAAGTATATGTTCAGAAAATTCTTAAGGACTAATTCCTGACAAATCTTACACTATATAAAACGCTCTAATTGGAGCGTTTTTTTTATTTTAGAGAAATTAAAATTAATGACATGCTAGAGAATAAAGTGGCTTATATAACCGGAGGTACAAAAGGGATCGGTTTCGGAATTGCAAAAATATTGCTTAAAAATGGAGTTTCTGTTGCATTTTCGGGAAGGAAAAGAGAAGATGTTATGGAAGCTGAAAAGTTGCTTCTGCAATATTCGCCTCAGGTATTAGGAGTTGTTTCGGATGTCAGAAGTCTGGAAAGTGAAGAAGAGGCTGTAAAATCTATTATAGAGAAATTCGGTAAAATAAATTTTGTTATAGCTAATGCCGGACTAGGGATATTTAAGCCCGTGGATGAGTTAACATCCGAAGAATGGAACTCTATGATTGAAACTAATTTAACGGGCGCATTTTATACTTTAAAAGCTTCCGTGGAGGCACTAAAGAAAACGGAGGGATATTATATTACCATTTCAAGTTTAGCCGGAGCTAATTTCTTCGAAAACGGAACCGGTTATAATGCATCAAAATTCGGAGTAGTAGGGTTTACTCAGGCGGCGATGATTGATCTGAGAAAATATAACATCAAAACAACCGTGATAATGCCAGGTTCGGTAGCCACCAATTTTAATGGAAATATAGTATCTCAAAAAGATGAATGGAAAATCCAGCCGGAGGATATGGGGAATCTGGTACTGGATATTTTGAAAATGAATCCCAGGGTTTTACCCAGTAAGATAGAGTTTAGGGCAACAAAACCAGCCAGGTAAGTACTTCTAATGTATTGAATAATAAATTCATAAGTATTATGCATGCATAATATATTTTTTATTTATATTTACAGAAATTAATCAAACAAAATCTCTGCATAAAGGCATCGGGTTTTTATGCAATAAAAGGGAAATAATAAAATAGTACACATGAAAATATTAGTTTGTATTAGTAGTGTTCCGGATACTACTTCCAAAATTAACTTTACAGCAGATAAGTCTGCTTTCGACAAAAACGGAATTCAGTGGGTGATCAATCCTTTAGATGAATTTGCGTTGACAAAAGCGGTTAAACTTCAGGAGTCTCAAGGAGCTACAGTGACAGTAATTAATGTAGGAGATACTGCTACAGAACCTGTAATCAGAAAAGCATTGGCTATTGGAGCAAATGATGCAATAAGAGTAAACCTTGATCCTAAAGATAGCTATTCTACTGCTAAAGAAATTGCTGCAGTAGCTCAAAACGGAGGATATGACCTTATTCTTTGTGGTAAAGAATCTATTGATTATAACGGTGGTTCTGTTCCTGGGATGATTGCTCAGTTATTAAACCAGCCTTTCGTTAACGCTTCCGTAGGTTTAGACGTTAATGGAAGTGAAGCGACTGCTGTAAGAGAAATTGAAGGTGGGAAAGAAACTATTTCTGTAAAACTTCCTGCTGTTATTGCAGGTCAGAAAGGATTAGTGGATGAAAAAGATTTGATTATTCCTAATATGAGAGGAATTATGTCTGCAAGAACAAAACCATTACAGGTTGTTGAGCCATCTTCTTCAGAAGTGAAAGTTCAGGGAGTTTCTTATGATAGTGTTCCACCAAGAGCAGCTGTGAAAATGGTTTCTCCGGATAATCTGGATGAATTGGTAAGATTACTTCACGAAGAAGCTAAAGTGATCTAAATCTTTTAATTATTAAATTTTTTAATCTTTTAAATTTAAGAAAATGGCAGTATTCGTATACGCAGAAAATATAAACGGAGTTTACAAAAAAGCAGCTTTTGAGGCAGTCTCTTATGCTAAGGCTGTTGCAGATCAGGCTGGAGATACCGTTACAGCAATCTCTGTAAACCCTACTGATTCTTCAGATTTATTATATAAATATGGAGCATCAAATGTAATCAATATTAAAGACGAAGGTCTTAAAAACTTTTCAGCAAAAGCATTTGCTCAGGCAGTAAGTGAAGTAGCTGATGGAAATATTATTATTTTCCCACACACTACAGATGCATCTTCTATTGCTCCAATGTTGGCAGTGATGAAGAACTATTCTTTAATTACTAATGTTTTGGCAGCTCCGGAAAGCCTTTCTCCATTCCAGGTGAAAAGAAGAGCTTTCTCAGGAAAAGGATTTATGCATGCTAAAGCTGAAGGAAATGGAGTAATCGTTACGGTTTCTCAAAATGCTTTCGGAGTTAA from Chryseobacterium piperi encodes:
- the udk gene encoding uridine kinase; this encodes MLVIGIAGGTGSGKTTVVDKILQQLDIEGMNILSQDNYYHDNQNLTLTEREALNYDHPKSIDFELMLKHVKALKNNESIEQPIYSFVTHSRTGDHVTVEPKNVLVVEGILVLTNKELLKEFDLKVFVHADSDERLIRRIRRDTQERGRDLSEVLHRYQTTLKPMHQEFIEPSKNEADLIIPNMRQNSVAIDFLTTVIKNSLRKH
- a CDS encoding dipeptidase, whose amino-acid sequence is MQETLNYINENKQRFVDELFELLRIPSISADPAYKDEVLKCADVCATHLKNAGADNVEVCQTKGYPIVFGEKILDKNLPTVLVYGHYDVQPADPLELWKKPPFEPYIEKTELHPEGAIFARGSADDKGQFFMHVKAFEAMMKTNTLPCNVKFILEGEEEVGSVSLGDFVNENKEKLACDCILISDTHIYSNEQPTVTTGLRGLSYVEVEVEGPNRDLHSGLYGGAVPNPIHVLSRMIAKLIDEDGHITVDGFYDNVEVVSDEERAEMNKLKDNPGEFKKSIGLKDIEGEKGYTTLERTSIRPTLDCNGIWGGYTGEGAKTVIPSKAFAKISMRLVPYQTPEEITEKFTKYFEKIAPDTVKIKVTPHHGGMPYVLPVATKEFLAAKQAMESAFGKEVLPYRSGGSIPITSMFEKVLGAKSVLMGFGLDSDAIHSPNEHYGLFNFYKGIESIPLFFENYSK
- a CDS encoding class I SAM-dependent methyltransferase, which produces MGNNILIQKVQEFINANLHSDLHALLLKKSPFPDVTMQEIVQQIKGKQVAERKFPFLLQDGIIFPPQLNLEQSSSEKTALYKSSILNGTKFIDLTSGFGIDAYYLSQNFDEITLIEQNTELLNIVESNWRALGRKAKFLNLRLEDFLNENQETFDVVYLDPARRDTQKNKVFLLEDLSPNILEIQDHLVSMSNEVVIKLSPLIDLKYLVSVLKNISRIDIIAVKNDVKEIVVFLSGKSSGKIDCHCVNLESSEPDFVFRFGDGEVAHSEYGEPEKFIYIPNHSILKAGVFNLISERFQLKKLHPNSHIYTSHERNNQFPGRILEMEVVDSKQIKKKEQFNIISKNYPLKPEEIKKKYTLKDGGEHYLIFTQSKKGKIILKSM
- a CDS encoding DinB family protein; this encodes MTEKLIDLFEYTHHYNREIINFISENISKIDDKTIALINHTLNAQQIWNSRILGSEPFEVWQINPFENLIEINHQNFIKSLDIVQNFDLDTRIGYRNSRGTKFENSIFEMLFHAINHSTYHRGQINSLLKQNDLQPLLTDYIFYKR
- a CDS encoding SDR family oxidoreductase produces the protein MLENKVAYITGGTKGIGFGIAKILLKNGVSVAFSGRKREDVMEAEKLLLQYSPQVLGVVSDVRSLESEEEAVKSIIEKFGKINFVIANAGLGIFKPVDELTSEEWNSMIETNLTGAFYTLKASVEALKKTEGYYITISSLAGANFFENGTGYNASKFGVVGFTQAAMIDLRKYNIKTTVIMPGSVATNFNGNIVSQKDEWKIQPEDMGNLVLDILKMNPRVLPSKIEFRATKPAR
- a CDS encoding T9SS type A sorting domain-containing protein, which codes for MLLKKAIVASKAGGEITYKENKLFVYVTDEGDTKLVYRAVIDPYENPGSWETIIDAKTGAVISVKDIAVYHRGHEDEQPHKKDKVNKTQKQASFKASGSGYVFNPDPLSKTGSAYAGDFVDNNDATNTSLDNARTLVTLSDIEFANNVYKLKNAYVEIRNISAPNTGLFTQASNQFLFNRSQLGFEAVNVFWHVDQSMRYINETLGIICRPKTNGGTVLYDPHALNGADNSSYSTSGVLQFGQGGVDDGEDADVIIHELGHGIYHWLSGGVSNSDGLSEGSGDYWAQSYSRSLNQWSSTAPEYQWVFNWDGHNQYWAGRITNYTVTYPGTGAIHTKGQIWASALMRIYNRIGKEKTDRAFLEGLGLTTSNTNQQNAAIAIRQAGINMLGQFGFNCNDISVMTEEFKAAGYVLPEYNCVLSGREIKKEIKKENVASVYPNPVTDVLTVLLKENKEEKVEIYNMEGRKVLETTIGNDKNKIDVSHLQTGDYLLNIKGADVSTKFIKK
- a CDS encoding methylmalonyl-CoA mutase family protein: MSNIDILPDWENLVKKQLKTEDIYTILKKENLEGIDVKPFYSSVQKPLVNLPKVEESTHLVAKYHESLEEDVFAFILDQNVENLEEKTIFINNKDLAEHISPKDEDQYFSLIDVFDEKEGTINDQLAKELLAKSFKRNICIDISLHQNSGAAIYQQLGIALAKAKELVEVFGPEILNKLIFKIAIGGNYFFEMAKIRAFKLIFNQFSKEYGLDDIPYIFAETSLRNKATSDRENNLIRSTLELASAMIAGADAVYSTNYLVNNSTDNSEEISFKQQIVLAYESIINVFEDASNGSYYVEDITKQIAEKSWGLFIELEEAGGYLELLKQGMIQKKIYDHAIEEQKWVEEGKIKLIGVNLYPKLEVKKSVEDLYNEKEIKPVRWAEMFE
- a CDS encoding FtsB family cell division protein, with translation MANKLIKEIQPKSEVVKLLQKYILNRYFITICLFLVWMIFFDKTSFLVINELNGEIHKYEEQLQYYKTEYEKNDTFYKKLMNNKSEKEKYARENYFMKKPDEEIFILVVDSTHISKK
- a CDS encoding electron transfer flavoprotein subunit alpha/FixB family protein, encoding MAVFVYAENINGVYKKAAFEAVSYAKAVADQAGDTVTAISVNPTDSSDLLYKYGASNVINIKDEGLKNFSAKAFAQAVSEVADGNIIIFPHTTDASSIAPMLAVMKNYSLITNVLAAPESLSPFQVKRRAFSGKGFMHAKAEGNGVIVTVSQNAFGVKENAVSGSEEVKNLSVANEDTKVISHEQSSGKLDLKEAEVVVSAGRGMKGPENWGMIEDLANVLGAATACSKPVSDIGWRPHTEHVGQTGKAIAPNLYIAVGISGAIQHLAGVNSSKTIVVINSDPEAPFFKSADYGVVGDAFQIIPALTEKIKAIKG
- a CDS encoding T9SS type A sorting domain-containing protein, which produces MKEIFTSLAVVILTSVAHSQVITQNAVSNTVSPTGSVACGSQANGYTADNSYYRVFKLSDYGINYSYNITNIAFGVQTANTTFPVEVNLYTLVGAFPTGTPTLLGTTNVNIAPANAGQMVSTGTALSQTVPAGGTFVVELYHDGSTANPPQSFYLGTHPGAQTGLSYLSSETCGIDTPIATGTGALAGFASARWVMTITGQNTLGVTEVINSKDLQIFPNPVKDVLKFRFGNNLKSEAIDIYDMNGRAVTSISNNKNVNEVNVSSFTKGAYILKVKANDGKVYVQKILKD
- a CDS encoding electron transfer flavoprotein subunit beta/FixA family protein yields the protein MKILVCISSVPDTTSKINFTADKSAFDKNGIQWVINPLDEFALTKAVKLQESQGATVTVINVGDTATEPVIRKALAIGANDAIRVNLDPKDSYSTAKEIAAVAQNGGYDLILCGKESIDYNGGSVPGMIAQLLNQPFVNASVGLDVNGSEATAVREIEGGKETISVKLPAVIAGQKGLVDEKDLIIPNMRGIMSARTKPLQVVEPSSSEVKVQGVSYDSVPPRAAVKMVSPDNLDELVRLLHEEAKVI